Proteins from one Hydrogenivirga caldilitoris genomic window:
- the uvrC gene encoding excinuclease ABC subunit UvrC — protein sequence MNWTEVVSKAPEKPGVYIFKGKRKPTYIGKAKNIKKRLQQHLKLSETDTKEFAIFRDSVSLEWIITRNEFEALVLEVDLIQSHKPKYNILHKYGGGYPMLLLTEEPYPTIKVVRGTQHKGMLYGPFLQASKAYKVKKLIHKLFKLRTCDPLPKRTEPCMDYHLGLCSAPCTGFVTREEYELSVEGSKALLSGEVADILPKLYEKVEDFAKEMLFEKCAHIRDQIRALENITRGQSVTGLPYNCADLFYTLGRRVGLFLIRGGKLISKEIYDLDRETDFEEFILGYYYSNFVPETILGNFKLSEEAKRWIRERAKHKVEFLQEVPLELVNLAEENVKESINLELLEEEFSGKLGIQLPRIIEGFDISHFYGEDTVGSCVIWEEGRINKKRYRRYRVKSLSQIDDYGALREVLTRRARRLKEKREPMPDLWLIDGGKGQMNVAIQVRDLFNLPIKVFSIAKEEEILLTEDGKQLKLKEEPILYRVFGLIRDEAHRFALSYNKKLRTKRALEDVLSKVKGVGETRRKIIYRNFDNLYEFIRADEERLRKLGLPISLQQEVKKYLE from the coding sequence ATGAACTGGACAGAGGTTGTATCAAAAGCTCCCGAGAAACCGGGCGTGTATATATTCAAAGGCAAAAGGAAACCAACTTACATAGGAAAGGCGAAGAACATAAAGAAGAGGCTCCAGCAACATCTTAAACTCTCTGAAACCGACACTAAGGAATTTGCGATATTTAGAGATTCGGTGAGTTTAGAATGGATAATAACCAGGAATGAGTTTGAAGCCCTGGTTCTTGAGGTTGACCTCATACAATCCCACAAGCCCAAATACAACATACTACACAAATACGGAGGCGGTTATCCTATGCTCCTCTTAACGGAGGAACCCTATCCGACTATAAAAGTCGTAAGGGGTACCCAGCACAAGGGTATGTTGTACGGACCATTCCTGCAGGCGAGCAAGGCTTATAAGGTCAAGAAATTAATCCATAAACTCTTTAAGCTAAGAACCTGTGACCCTCTGCCTAAAAGGACAGAACCTTGTATGGACTACCACCTCGGACTCTGCTCCGCCCCCTGCACAGGGTTTGTTACCAGGGAAGAATACGAACTGAGCGTTGAGGGAAGCAAGGCTCTACTCTCGGGAGAGGTGGCAGATATACTTCCGAAGCTGTACGAAAAGGTTGAAGACTTTGCGAAAGAGATGCTTTTTGAAAAGTGCGCCCACATAAGGGACCAGATAAGGGCTCTTGAAAATATAACCAGGGGTCAGAGCGTTACAGGACTTCCTTACAACTGTGCGGATCTCTTTTACACGCTTGGCAGAAGGGTAGGTTTGTTCCTGATAAGGGGGGGTAAGCTGATAAGCAAAGAGATTTACGACCTTGACAGGGAAACAGATTTTGAAGAATTCATACTTGGGTATTACTACTCAAACTTCGTTCCTGAAACCATCCTTGGGAACTTCAAACTATCCGAGGAAGCCAAAAGGTGGATTAGGGAAAGGGCAAAACACAAGGTGGAGTTCTTGCAGGAAGTACCTCTGGAGCTGGTAAATCTCGCAGAGGAAAACGTCAAAGAGAGTATAAACCTTGAACTTCTGGAGGAGGAGTTTTCCGGTAAGTTAGGAATCCAACTTCCAAGGATAATAGAGGGGTTTGATATATCCCACTTCTATGGAGAAGATACGGTAGGAAGCTGTGTAATATGGGAAGAGGGGAGGATAAACAAAAAGAGGTATAGGAGGTACAGAGTAAAGAGCCTGTCCCAGATAGACGACTACGGTGCCCTCAGAGAGGTACTTACCAGAAGGGCAAGGAGGCTCAAAGAGAAAAGGGAGCCTATGCCTGACCTGTGGCTCATAGACGGAGGCAAAGGACAGATGAACGTTGCAATTCAGGTAAGAGACCTATTTAACCTGCCTATTAAAGTCTTTTCCATAGCAAAGGAGGAAGAGATACTTCTTACCGAAGACGGGAAACAACTCAAACTCAAGGAAGAACCCATACTTTACAGAGTGTTTGGTCTCATAAGAGACGAAGCTCACAGGTTCGCCCTCTCTTACAACAAAAAGCTTAGGACAAAGAGAGCTCTGGAAGACGTTCTTTCCAAGGTAAAGGGTGTAGGTGAAACGAGACGAAAGATAATTTACAGGAACTTTGACAACCTCTATGAATTTATCAGGGCGGATGAAGAAAGACTCAGAAAGTTGGGTCTTCCTATCTCGCTCCAGCAGGAGGTAAAGAAATACCTTGAATAG